Proteins encoded by one window of Blautia faecicola:
- a CDS encoding isochorismatase family protein, translating to MKIRQQHAIALAIDEQERLLPAIHNGEEVLQHTELLLKGLRLLDVPILITQQYTKGLGMSAPSLFTAAGTDSWLEKRTFSCLGDEIIRKTLQDAHKKQVIICGVEAHICVEQTVLDLLHLGYEVFLLADCVSSRKPSDQETAIRRMEQAGAVVTSYEAILFELMETSMHPKFKEISALIK from the coding sequence ATGAAAATCAGACAGCAGCACGCCATCGCCCTTGCCATCGACGAACAGGAACGTCTTCTTCCCGCCATCCATAACGGCGAGGAAGTTCTTCAGCATACGGAACTATTATTAAAAGGACTCCGTCTCCTGGATGTCCCGATCCTGATCACCCAGCAGTACACCAAAGGACTGGGGATGTCCGCACCCTCTCTTTTTACAGCAGCCGGAACCGATTCCTGGCTCGAAAAGCGAACTTTCAGCTGCCTTGGCGATGAGATTATCCGCAAAACACTTCAGGACGCACACAAAAAACAGGTGATCATCTGTGGCGTGGAGGCTCATATCTGCGTGGAGCAGACTGTTTTGGATCTTCTGCACCTTGGATACGAAGTTTTTCTGCTCGCAGACTGTGTTTCTTCCAGAAAACCCTCCGATCAGGAGACCGCCATCCGCCGGATGGAACAGGCGGGCGCGGTTGTCACCAGTTATGAGGCGATTCTCTTTGAACTGATGGAGACTTCGATGCATCCGAAATTTAAGGAGATTTCTGCACTGATCAAATAA
- a CDS encoding GNAT family N-acetyltransferase, with the protein MKIRAMQLEDMEEVVGMMRVFYDSPAVIHVAPDEILRQDVKDCVGECPYIEGYIFEEDGKILGYSMVAKSYSTEYGGMCVWVEDLYMKEEARGLGIGTAFFRFLDEKYKDQAVRFRLEVEEDNERAVAVYKKAGYQPLPYMQMTKEQESM; encoded by the coding sequence ATGAAGATTCGTGCAATGCAGTTGGAAGATATGGAAGAAGTTGTTGGGATGATGCGGGTGTTTTATGATTCGCCCGCAGTGATCCATGTAGCACCGGATGAGATCCTGAGACAGGATGTAAAAGACTGTGTGGGAGAGTGTCCGTATATCGAAGGCTATATTTTTGAGGAAGACGGGAAAATCCTGGGTTACAGCATGGTGGCAAAGAGTTATTCTACCGAATACGGCGGTATGTGCGTCTGGGTGGAAGACCTTTATATGAAAGAAGAAGCGAGAGGGCTGGGAATCGGCACAGCATTTTTCCGTTTTCTTGATGAGAAATACAAGGATCAGGCGGTGCGGTTCCGCCTGGAAGTGGAAGAAGATAACGAGCGGGCAGTGGCAGTCTACAAAAAGGCGGGATATCAGCCGTTGCCGTATATGCAGATGACGAAAGAACAGGAAAGCATGTGA
- a CDS encoding DUF3786 domain-containing protein, which produces MTKEYESNYEKVTEDWRNRFLAMDQEDLIERFQLEHDADWLYLRYLGQPLKISRRSGEILFADRGELPGFNTAMTAYNMFYYAKEHPVAAGELVPFRQVKRVYPFERAYQKQILEPFTRTFSGHVKELQEACEKLGGTRLPQGDAGYRIPVYPYFDVAVLFWDKDEEFEAQGNMLFDANITDFVHEEDVVCIAADVVQYLTQAAGLEEVKIYVG; this is translated from the coding sequence ATGACGAAAGAATATGAATCGAATTATGAGAAAGTGACGGAAGACTGGAGAAACCGCTTCCTTGCCATGGATCAGGAAGATCTGATCGAGCGGTTTCAGCTAGAACATGATGCGGACTGGCTGTATCTCCGGTATCTGGGACAGCCGTTGAAGATTTCACGCAGATCGGGAGAGATTCTGTTTGCGGACAGAGGGGAACTGCCGGGATTTAACACGGCTATGACGGCATACAATATGTTTTACTATGCAAAAGAGCATCCGGTGGCGGCAGGAGAGCTGGTTCCGTTCCGTCAGGTGAAACGGGTATATCCGTTTGAACGTGCCTATCAGAAACAGATTCTGGAACCATTTACCAGAACGTTTTCCGGGCATGTGAAGGAATTGCAGGAGGCGTGTGAGAAACTGGGCGGTACGAGACTGCCGCAGGGAGATGCAGGGTATCGGATCCCGGTATATCCGTATTTTGATGTTGCTGTGCTGTTCTGGGATAAAGATGAGGAGTTTGAGGCACAGGGAAATATGCTGTTTGATGCGAACATCACGGATTTTGTCCATGAGGAGGATGTGGTGTGTATCGCCGCGGATGTGGTGCAGTATCTGACACAGGCGGCAGGTCTGGAAGAGGTTAAGATTTATGTAGGTTAA
- a CDS encoding ABC transporter substrate-binding protein: MRRKIGRILVPVMAAMLVFGGCGNTTVVTDRVTENQTHKAENESNEPAEKEPAEDEDELNEENQEEQDKQDSEEDADEEKAEIPEESSLNIDYTSVDGLRMEKGSRISAVIKNTDSDYWKAAKKGMEQAVLDLNEYLGYKGDDAITCTIEGPKDEGDVDDQVNILDMVLTENPAVVCLSAVDMSSCQAQLEAAQEDGIPVVILDSGVESDDDLVYAYCGTDNKAAGAEAAKQLCEAIGDEGEVAVMSHIQLSQSSKDRVDGFQEEITKNHPNVRVVSVDYQLTKDDDPTAEESIEAVLEKYPDLKGYYATNQATSEAVLSVLDNYSDRSIKMIGVDMGDTQKKAIEDGKEVGSVCQNPYGMGYATIVAGARAALELESDKNIDSGFQWIDKNNIDLEAYARYLY, translated from the coding sequence AACAGACCGGGTGACGGAAAATCAGACTCATAAAGCAGAGAACGAAAGCAACGAACCGGCGGAAAAAGAACCGGCAGAGGATGAGGACGAACTGAACGAAGAGAATCAGGAAGAACAGGATAAGCAGGATTCCGAGGAAGATGCAGATGAAGAAAAAGCAGAGATTCCGGAAGAGAGCAGCCTGAATATTGATTATACATCGGTGGACGGTCTGCGTATGGAAAAAGGCAGCAGAATCTCCGCGGTGATCAAGAACACAGACTCTGATTACTGGAAAGCAGCGAAAAAAGGAATGGAACAGGCTGTTTTGGATCTGAATGAATATCTGGGATACAAGGGTGACGATGCGATCACCTGTACGATTGAGGGACCGAAAGATGAAGGCGATGTCGATGATCAGGTCAATATCCTGGATATGGTACTGACGGAGAATCCGGCGGTGGTATGTCTGTCAGCAGTTGATATGAGTTCCTGCCAGGCACAGCTCGAGGCGGCACAGGAAGATGGAATTCCGGTTGTGATACTGGATTCCGGTGTGGAGAGCGATGACGATCTGGTGTATGCATATTGCGGAACGGATAATAAGGCAGCAGGTGCAGAGGCGGCAAAACAGCTGTGTGAAGCGATCGGAGATGAGGGTGAGGTGGCAGTGATGTCCCATATCCAGCTTTCTCAGAGCAGCAAAGACCGTGTAGATGGTTTTCAGGAAGAAATCACAAAGAATCATCCGAATGTCCGTGTGGTAAGTGTAGACTATCAGTTGACCAAAGATGATGATCCGACAGCGGAAGAATCGATTGAAGCAGTGCTGGAAAAATATCCGGATCTGAAAGGATATTATGCGACAAATCAGGCAACCAGCGAGGCAGTGCTTTCCGTTCTGGACAACTATTCCGACCGTTCCATTAAGATGATCGGTGTGGATATGGGCGATACGCAGAAAAAAGCGATTGAGGATGGTAAAGAAGTCGGAAGTGTATGCCAGAATCCGTATGGTATGGGTTATGCAACCATCGTAGCAGGTGCAAGAGCAGCTCTGGAACTGGAGAGTGATAAAAACATTGATTCCGGATTCCAGTGGATTGATAAGAACAATATTGATCTGGAAGCGTATGCAAGATACTTGTATTAA